Sequence from the Pseudophaeobacter arcticus DSM 23566 genome:
CCCGGCTGGGGCAGGTCGGATCTGCGAATGCGATGTGGCAGGTGCGGGATGTGGATCTGCGAAGGCGCTGGCGCCGGAGTCGCCGGGGCGGAATAAAGCGCGAGAGTCTGGGGAGTCATCTGGGCATCCTTTCTGGAGCAATGGGAGGTCTCAGATAAGCGGTGAGGAGTTAACCACAGATGCAAGGGGCGGCAAAACTTGCCTCGAATTTTAGCAATTCCATCGTTTCAAATTTCACCAAGTCTCCTGCGGGCTTATACGTATTCCAAAAGTGGAATTTATGTGCTAAGATTTAAGGTGAAGAACGATCAGACAAGAGAGGAGCCTTGAATGGGGCAACGGGCGCATCATTGGAACCGGCTCTATGAGACCAGTGATACAGAACAGGTGAGCTGGTTTCAGAGTGATCCGGCCCCCTCTCTGCGCGCGATTGCGCTCTGTGGGTCCCGGTCTCTGTCCGTCATTGATATCGGGGGCGGTGCCTCCCGTCTGGCCGGCGCACTGCTGGACCAGCGCCGCCATGATGTGACGGTTCTGGATATTTCTAAACGCGCCCTGGCATTGGCGCGCGTCAGACTGGGCGAGGAGGGGCGCAGAGTGGCCTGGATTGCCAAGGATATCACCCGGTGGCAGCCCCACCGGCAGTGGGACATCTGGCACGACCGGGCGGTGTTTCACTTTCTGACGGAGGATCAGGATCGTCAGGCCTATATGCAGGCCCTGCACCAAGCGGTGCCAAAGGGAGGTCATGTCATTCTCGCCAGCTTTGCGCCCGAGGGTCCCGAGACCTGCAGCGGATTGCCAGTGCGGCGCTATACGCCGGAGGGGCTGCAGGCGGAGCTGGGGGAGGGCTATGATCTGATGCACAGCTGGGCTGAGACCCATGCTACCCCGGCGGGGAATATGCAGGCCTTTACCTGGTGTGTGTTCCAAAAACTTTGACAGGTCGTTTTGACAGACCAGTTTGACGGGCCAGTTTGGCAGGTCTTGACGGGCCAGTTTGGCAGGTCGTTTTGATGGGCCCATATGATAGGCCGGGATGTATCGCCAAGAGGCCGCTCAGGCCTTGGGGTGGCTGCGGTTGTAGATGGCCATCAGATGGGCTGTATCCACAGCGGTATAGGTCTGGGTTGTCGACAGCGAGGCATGGCCCAGCAGTTCCTGGATGGCCCGCAGATCGCCGCCCGCCTCCAGCAGGTGGGTGGCAAAGCTGTGGCGCAAGGCATGGGGGGTGGCACTGGCAGGCAGCCCCAGCTGCGCCCGCGCCTGGGCCATGGCACCCTGGATCTGGCGTGGGTTCAACGCGCCACCACGCAGGCCGCGAAACAGCGGTCCGTCGGATTCTTTGGGGTAGGGCGACAGGTCGAGGTACCGCTGCACGGCTTCGCGCGCGGCCTCTATCACCGGCACCAGCCGTTCTTTGCCGCCCTTGCCCAGAATGCGCAGACTGGCGGGCAGGGGCGCGGCTTTGCCTGTCAGGGACAGGGCCTCGGAAATCCGCAGGCCACAGCCGTATAGCAGCGTCACCACGGCGACATCTCGCGCCGCGATCCAATCGGTGCCGGATTGCAGCTCGACGGTCTCGATGACCGCGCGGGCGGCATCCTTGTCCAGCGGGCGGGGCAGCTTTTTTTGAAACTTTGGCGCCCGCGCTGCCAAAACAGCGGTGGGCTCAAACCCTTCACGCTCTGCCAGCCAGCGGTAAAAGCTTTTGACCGCAGAGAGCTTGCGCGCCAGCGAGCGGGCGCCAGCGCCGGAGTTGCGCTCCTGGGCCATCCAGGACCGCATGTCAGAGGTGGTGATCCGCGCCAGCGCGCCAAGCCCCTGCGGGGCGCCGTTATGACGGGTCATAAAGGCCAGAAAACTGCTGAGGTCGCCCTGATAGGCGCTGATGGTATTGGCTGCGGCCCCGTCCAGGGCGCGCAACCCCTGCAACCAGAGTTGCAGCGCATCGCGGCAGGCCGGAGAAATCAGCATCTGTGCCTCAGGGGGACTCATTGTGCCGAGGCCAAGCCAGGCGCAGTTGCGCCGCCAGCGCCCGGCGTTGGGGCTGCCGTGTTGCGTTGGGGCAGCAGGCAGGCAGAGCGGGCACATCCGGGGGCGCAAGGGCGCCAGGATAGGCCAGGGCGGCTCATGTCGGCCTCATGCCAACCAGCGACACATGGCGCGTTCAAAGACACCGGCAAAAAAGGTCAGCAGATCGGTGCCGTGTTGCGGGGTGAATTGATGCGGATCTTCCGAGCCCAGCACCAAAAGACCGGGGAGGCGGCCGGCGCCAAGATCCAGCCGCAGGCAGGCCTCGGAGCGGATCCATTCGGCCTTGTCGCCGTAGATCTTGCTGGTGCCGCCCTGCAGTTGGCGCAGAGTGACCTGACGCAGAGGGCCGCCGCGGTCAGATCCGGCATAGCTGTCGATGAATCCGGGGCTGGCGACCTTGAGAACTTCGCCCATGCGCGCGGCTGCGGCGCCGCCGTCGTCTTGCAGGGTTTCCAGCACCAGAGAAACCGAATCCACCCGCATGATTTCGGCCAGGTCGCCGTTCAGGGCCTGCAAAAACCCCTCAAAATCGGTGGGGGCCAGCAGCCGCAGGACGGCGCGGTGGATCTGATTCGTCCCGGCCAGGTTTTCATAGGCTGCCGCAATCACCGATCTGTGGGTGTCTTCCAGCCGGTCCAGCCGTGCCTCCATCCGTTCCATGGCGATGCCGCGCAGGTCGACGATATTGGAGCCCATGGCGCGTTC
This genomic interval carries:
- a CDS encoding class I SAM-dependent methyltransferase, with amino-acid sequence MGQRAHHWNRLYETSDTEQVSWFQSDPAPSLRAIALCGSRSLSVIDIGGGASRLAGALLDQRRHDVTVLDISKRALALARVRLGEEGRRVAWIAKDITRWQPHRQWDIWHDRAVFHFLTEDQDRQAYMQALHQAVPKGGHVILASFAPEGPETCSGLPVRRYTPEGLQAELGEGYDLMHSWAETHATPAGNMQAFTWCVFQKL
- a CDS encoding tyrosine recombinase XerC, producing MSPPEAQMLISPACRDALQLWLQGLRALDGAAANTISAYQGDLSSFLAFMTRHNGAPQGLGALARITTSDMRSWMAQERNSGAGARSLARKLSAVKSFYRWLAEREGFEPTAVLAARAPKFQKKLPRPLDKDAARAVIETVELQSGTDWIAARDVAVVTLLYGCGLRISEALSLTGKAAPLPASLRILGKGGKERLVPVIEAAREAVQRYLDLSPYPKESDGPLFRGLRGGALNPRQIQGAMAQARAQLGLPASATPHALRHSFATHLLEAGGDLRAIQELLGHASLSTTQTYTAVDTAHLMAIYNRSHPKA
- a CDS encoding DUF484 family protein — protein: MSSTTAKLDSPLRDAILAKPDAVLEDQGLMEALVSANERAMGSNIVDLRGIAMERMEARLDRLEDTHRSVIAAAYENLAGTNQIHRAVLRLLAPTDFEGFLQALNGDLAEIMRVDSVSLVLETLQDDGGAAAARMGEVLKVASPGFIDSYAGSDRGGPLRQVTLRQLQGGTSKIYGDKAEWIRSEACLRLDLGAGRLPGLLVLGSEDPHQFTPQHGTDLLTFFAGVFERAMCRWLA